In Chlamydia serpentis, the following are encoded in one genomic region:
- a CDS encoding bifunctional UDP-N-acetylmuramate--L-alanine ligase/D-alanine--D-alanine ligase translates to MIENPHYHFIGIGGIGMSALAHILLDRGYYVSGSDLSAGYTINTLKAKGAECFLGHDATHISDGTTVVYSSSIASDNVEYLAAVEKSLPLIHRAELLSQLMEGYQSILVSGSHGKTSTSSLIRAIFQEAQKDPSYAIGGVTSNCLNGYSGSSNVFIAEADESDGSLKYYYNPDALIITNLDNEHLSNYGGSLERLLKVVQDFSSKAQDSNKVFYNGDCPILRGKIKGISFGYSPDCQLRIVSYSQKEWQSQFSFIFLGQEYRDIELNLPGQYNAANAAAACGIALTFGIEITIIRKALKEFVGVCRRLEKKNNSEGFLFLEDYAHHPVEVASTLRAVRDAVGLRRVIAIFQPHRFSRLQECLNSFPTAFQEADEVILTDVYSAGEKDTQSIILAEFAKNIARSSHVRCHYISYGDLVDYLKAYTRIHDVCVSLGAGNIYTIGDSLKDFNPRKLSLGLVCGGKSCEHDISLLSAQHISRYISPTLYDVTYFIIDRQGLWRTGKNFAHLIEESQSYSVLSTEITLALSQVDCLFPVLHGPLGEDGAIQGFFEILGKPYIGPNLPLAAIAMDKLLTKRIASAVGIPVVPYQPLNLSLWKRNPELCIHNLIATFAFPMIVKTSHLGSSIGIFLVHNEEQLREKISEAFLYDTDVFVEESRLGSREIELSCIGDSSTWYCIEGPNERRGASGFIDYQEKYGFGGVDSAKITFDLQLSQESLDCVKEFADRLYRALHGKGLSRIDFFLDEEGNYWLSEVNPIPGMTAGSPFLQAFVRAGWTKEQVVNFLVIEALHKFDKKQMVECGFNKDKTLIRN, encoded by the coding sequence ATGATAGAGAATCCTCATTATCATTTTATTGGTATAGGTGGGATAGGAATGAGTGCCTTAGCACATATTCTGCTGGATCGTGGGTATTATGTATCTGGCAGTGACTTGAGTGCAGGATATACTATCAATACGCTTAAAGCTAAAGGTGCAGAGTGTTTTTTAGGTCACGATGCGACTCATATCTCCGATGGTACCACCGTTGTTTATAGCTCCAGTATTGCCTCAGATAATGTAGAATATCTAGCGGCTGTTGAAAAATCCTTACCCTTAATTCATAGAGCAGAGCTCCTAAGTCAGCTTATGGAAGGTTATCAAAGCATCCTAGTGTCAGGAAGTCATGGAAAAACAAGTACATCATCTCTAATTCGTGCTATTTTCCAGGAAGCTCAGAAAGACCCTTCTTACGCTATTGGGGGGGTGACTTCAAATTGCCTGAATGGTTATTCTGGATCTTCAAATGTCTTCATTGCCGAAGCAGATGAGAGTGATGGTTCCTTAAAATACTACTATAATCCTGATGCATTGATAATTACAAATTTAGATAATGAACATTTAAGCAATTATGGAGGAAGTCTTGAACGTCTTTTGAAAGTAGTTCAGGATTTTTCTAGCAAAGCTCAAGACTCTAATAAGGTATTTTATAATGGCGATTGTCCGATTTTAAGAGGAAAGATTAAAGGGATTTCTTTCGGGTATTCTCCAGACTGTCAGCTACGTATAGTCTCTTATTCTCAGAAGGAATGGCAGTCTCAATTCTCCTTTATATTTTTGGGCCAAGAATATCGAGATATCGAACTCAATTTGCCTGGACAATATAATGCTGCAAATGCAGCAGCAGCCTGTGGTATTGCACTTACCTTTGGTATAGAGATTACTATCATTCGAAAAGCTCTGAAAGAATTCGTAGGAGTGTGTCGACGTTTGGAGAAAAAGAATAACTCTGAAGGCTTTCTTTTCTTAGAAGATTACGCTCATCATCCTGTAGAAGTGGCAAGTACTTTAAGAGCTGTGCGTGATGCCGTAGGTTTGCGAAGAGTAATCGCAATTTTTCAGCCGCATAGGTTTTCTCGTCTTCAGGAATGCTTAAATAGCTTTCCAACTGCGTTCCAGGAAGCCGATGAAGTCATCCTTACTGATGTTTACAGCGCTGGAGAAAAAGATACACAGTCTATAATACTTGCCGAATTTGCTAAAAATATTGCTAGATCTTCTCATGTACGCTGTCATTATATCTCCTACGGAGACCTAGTAGATTATCTAAAAGCATATACTCGTATTCATGATGTTTGTGTCTCTCTAGGAGCTGGGAATATCTATACCATAGGAGATTCTTTGAAAGACTTTAATCCTAGAAAATTATCTTTAGGATTAGTCTGTGGTGGGAAATCTTGTGAACACGATATTTCTCTACTTTCTGCTCAACATATCTCTAGATATATTTCTCCTACACTCTACGATGTGACTTACTTTATTATAGATCGCCAGGGCTTATGGAGAACCGGAAAGAATTTTGCTCATCTTATTGAAGAATCTCAGAGTTATTCTGTACTTTCGACAGAAATTACCTTAGCTTTATCACAAGTCGATTGTTTATTTCCTGTTTTGCATGGCCCTTTGGGAGAAGATGGTGCTATCCAGGGATTTTTTGAAATCTTAGGTAAACCTTATATTGGACCTAATCTACCTTTAGCAGCAATTGCAATGGATAAGCTATTAACAAAACGTATAGCTTCTGCAGTTGGTATCCCTGTAGTTCCTTACCAACCTTTAAATCTCTCTTTATGGAAGCGTAATCCTGAATTATGCATACATAACCTTATAGCAACTTTTGCTTTTCCTATGATTGTGAAAACCTCTCATTTGGGATCTAGTATCGGGATATTCTTGGTTCATAATGAAGAGCAGTTACGAGAAAAGATCTCAGAGGCTTTTTTATATGATACTGACGTATTTGTTGAGGAAAGTCGCTTAGGATCTCGTGAAATAGAACTATCTTGTATTGGAGACTCTTCTACTTGGTATTGTATTGAAGGACCGAATGAACGTCGTGGTGCTAGTGGGTTTATTGACTACCAAGAGAAGTATGGGTTTGGTGGTGTTGATAGTGCTAAAATTACTTTTGATTTGCAGCTTTCTCAAGAGTCTTTAGATTGTGTTAAGGAATTTGCAGACCGTCTCTATCGAGCTCTGCATGGAAAAGGCTTATCTCGAATAGATTTTTTCTTAGATGAAGAAGGAAATTACTGGTTATCAGAAGTGAATCCTATTCCAGGAATGACAGCAGGTAGCCCATTTTTACAGGCCTTTGTTCGTGCAGGGTGGACAAAAGAACAAGTTGTCAATTTCCTTGTTATCGAAGCTCTACATAAGTTTGATAAGAAACAGATGGTCGAATGTGGGTTTAATAAAGACAAAACCTTGATTAGAAACTAA
- a CDS encoding KH domain-containing protein — MEEFVAYIVKNLVTNPEAVEIRSIEDEANESIKLEIRVAAQDIGKIIGRRGNTIHALRTILRRVCSRLKKKVQIDLIQPEDGNDVICNEDYICDDVSSMPIEDDFLISKKCCQGHCNCEDQEEDPVIHHSCECSNHH, encoded by the coding sequence ATGGAAGAGTTTGTAGCATATATTGTTAAGAATTTAGTTACTAATCCTGAAGCCGTTGAAATTCGTTCAATCGAAGACGAAGCTAACGAATCTATCAAATTAGAAATTCGTGTTGCAGCTCAGGATATCGGAAAAATTATTGGAAGAAGAGGAAACACAATACATGCGCTAAGAACTATTCTTAGGCGTGTGTGCTCTAGATTAAAAAAGAAAGTACAGATAGATCTAATTCAACCTGAAGATGGAAATGACGTCATTTGTAATGAAGACTATATTTGCGATGACGTCTCTTCTATGCCTATTGAAGATGATTTTCTTATATCTAAAAAGTGTTGTCAAGGGCACTGTAATTGCGAAGATCAAGAAGAAGATCCCGTTATACATCATTCTTGTGAATGTAGTAATCATCACTAG
- the cutA gene encoding divalent-cation tolerance protein CutA — protein sequence MTPILILTSFPSQQSAESLATYLITKHLARCVHIFPKGQSMYLWKGKICKSEEHHIQIKTTDLCFPKICKVIKEFCDYEVPEILLFPIQHGDPKYLSWLTMETCSENFPRLD from the coding sequence ATGACTCCTATTCTTATTCTTACATCCTTCCCTTCTCAACAAAGTGCTGAATCTCTAGCAACCTATCTTATCACAAAGCATCTTGCTCGCTGTGTACATATCTTTCCTAAAGGACAATCCATGTATCTGTGGAAAGGCAAAATTTGTAAGTCTGAAGAACACCATATACAAATTAAAACAACGGACTTATGTTTCCCTAAAATTTGTAAAGTTATCAAAGAATTCTGTGACTATGAGGTTCCAGAGATCTTACTCTTTCCTATTCAACACGGAGATCCAAAGTACCTAAGTTGGTTAACTATGGAGACCTGTTCAGAGAATTTTCCAAGGCTAGATTAG
- a CDS encoding cell division protein FtsQ: MIRRFLKTLFSPGPQYTLCYAATLIALSTVVCVPIFCWLLLPEISLFKPHPSPIRNLFLVSSTLSRVPPTAIAERLHLFADSPTYLHEFSIKEAESILNALGIFSSLAIEKSPDNKGIIIFYTLHTPIAYVGNRSNMLCNLEGNYFLCQPYFHSLNLPLIFFSEEDLAMKKLPAEKMSLVTILMQELVTESPKIIDLSLSDFYPGEIVVTLSSGNLLRLPTKTLNTALDLYKHIQKSSLIDVENQYIYDLRFPNFLLLKTL; encoded by the coding sequence ATGATAAGACGTTTTCTTAAAACGCTTTTCTCTCCAGGCCCTCAATACACTTTATGTTATGCTGCGACCCTCATAGCACTGAGCACTGTTGTTTGCGTTCCTATATTTTGTTGGTTACTTTTACCTGAAATTTCTTTATTTAAACCCCATCCCTCACCTATTAGGAACTTATTTTTAGTGTCATCGACTTTATCGAGAGTTCCTCCTACTGCAATTGCAGAGCGTTTACATCTTTTTGCAGATTCTCCTACATATCTACACGAATTCTCTATCAAAGAAGCAGAATCTATATTGAATGCTCTTGGAATTTTTTCCTCTTTAGCTATAGAGAAATCACCTGATAATAAAGGGATTATAATTTTCTATACTCTACATACACCGATTGCTTATGTTGGCAATCGATCCAATATGCTTTGTAACCTTGAAGGAAATTATTTTCTTTGCCAACCTTATTTTCACTCTCTTAACTTACCTCTAATTTTTTTTTCTGAAGAAGACTTAGCTATGAAAAAACTACCTGCAGAAAAAATGTCTCTTGTTACTATTCTTATGCAAGAATTAGTTACAGAGTCCCCCAAAATTATAGATCTATCCTTATCCGATTTCTACCCTGGAGAAATTGTAGTTACACTTTCTTCAGGCAATCTTTTAAGGCTTCCAACTAAGACTCTTAACACTGCTCTAGACCTTTATAAGCATATACAAAAAAGTTCTTTAATAGATGTCGAAAATCAGTATATCTATGATTTGCGTTTCCCTAATTTTTTATTATTGAAAACATTATGA
- a CDS encoding STAS domain-containing protein yields the protein MDLSAKQYGEIIVIYLKGSLDAVSVPNIQQSLNQFVQNNNLKIVLNLQDVFYISSAGIRLLLSSFKLIQGLGGKMCLCCVKAAVAEVMRIAGLDQMILLCQSEQECFSKL from the coding sequence ATGGACTTATCAGCTAAACAGTATGGAGAGATCATTGTTATTTATTTAAAAGGCTCTTTAGATGCTGTTTCAGTGCCTAATATTCAACAATCTTTGAATCAGTTTGTCCAGAATAACAATCTTAAAATCGTTCTGAATTTGCAGGACGTTTTCTATATCAGCAGTGCAGGTATTCGCCTATTGTTATCTAGTTTTAAATTAATTCAAGGGTTAGGAGGGAAAATGTGTCTGTGCTGTGTTAAAGCAGCTGTAGCAGAGGTAATGCGAATTGCAGGTTTAGACCAAATGATTTTATTGTGTCAGTCTGAACAGGAATGTTTTAGTAAGTTATAG
- the miaA gene encoding tRNA (adenosine(37)-N6)-dimethylallyltransferase MiaA, which yields MLPFEFQSSTTSTPECDVCLDPQKLFIKLFKRTIILLAGPTGSGKTEISLALAPMIDGEIVSVDSMQVYQGMDIGTAKVSLEARQVIPHHLIDICHIQEPFNVIDFYYEAIQACQNILSRNKVPILVGGSGFYFYTFLSGPPKGPPADPQIREQLESIIKKHGVTALYEELRLKDSDYAQTITKNDKNKIVRALEIIQLTGKKVSDHEWDVVPKASREYYCRAWFLSPLTEFLRNSIQMRCETMIESGLLDEVKILLSQGIRGNPSASKAIGYREWIEFIDQGEHHEDYALAKRKFISNSWHYTKKQKTWFKRCSIFRELPTLGLSSEAIAQKIAKDYLLYS from the coding sequence ATGCTTCCTTTTGAATTTCAATCTAGTACAACCTCTACTCCTGAATGTGATGTATGTCTTGATCCTCAAAAGTTATTTATAAAATTATTTAAGCGCACAATCATCTTACTTGCAGGGCCTACAGGATCTGGAAAAACAGAAATTTCTTTAGCACTCGCCCCTATGATTGATGGAGAGATCGTATCAGTAGATTCTATGCAGGTATATCAAGGAATGGATATTGGAACTGCAAAAGTGTCTCTAGAAGCCAGACAAGTAATTCCTCATCATTTAATTGATATTTGTCATATTCAAGAGCCATTTAATGTCATAGATTTCTATTATGAAGCTATTCAGGCATGTCAAAACATTTTATCAAGAAATAAAGTGCCTATTTTAGTTGGTGGCTCAGGATTTTATTTCTATACTTTTCTTTCTGGCCCCCCTAAAGGCCCTCCTGCAGATCCGCAAATACGCGAACAACTTGAGTCTATAATAAAGAAGCATGGAGTTACTGCTCTTTATGAAGAACTGCGCCTTAAAGACTCGGACTATGCTCAAACAATCACTAAGAATGATAAAAATAAAATCGTTCGAGCATTAGAAATCATTCAACTTACGGGGAAAAAAGTCAGCGATCATGAATGGGATGTGGTTCCTAAGGCTTCAAGAGAATATTATTGTCGCGCTTGGTTTCTCTCTCCTCTAACCGAATTTTTGCGGAACAGTATTCAAATGCGTTGCGAAACTATGATTGAATCAGGATTACTAGATGAAGTAAAAATCTTATTATCTCAAGGTATACGAGGAAACCCTTCAGCATCAAAAGCAATTGGTTATCGCGAATGGATAGAGTTTATAGATCAAGGTGAGCACCATGAGGACTATGCCTTGGCAAAAAGAAAATTTATATCTAATAGTTGGCATTATACAAAAAAACAAAAGACGTGGTTTAAACGGTGCTCGATATTTCGAGAACTTCCTACGCTAGGCCTCTCTTCAGAAGCTATTGCTCAAAAAATAGCTAAAGACTACCTCCTTTACAGCTAA
- the mqnC gene encoding cyclic dehypoxanthinyl futalosine synthase: MNLYKRISFEEGLKMFLSSPLNELQELANSIRQQRYPSNEVTYVLDANPNYTNICKIDCTFCAFYRKPKSADAYLLSFDDFRSLLQRYTELGVKTVLIQGGVHPNLGINYFEELIRITIQEFPSIHPHFFSAVEIEHACRVSGITTEEGLYRLWNAGQRTIPGGGAEILSERVRKIISPKKMSPGGWINLHKMAHQIGFRTTATMMFGHVENPEDILIHLQTIRNAQDSCPGFYSFIPWSYKPGNNPLRYKVPQHASAQMYYRILALARIFLDNFDHVAASWFGEGKSVGGKALHYGADDFGGVILSESVHKATGWSIQSSEEEVCDIIRSEGFIPIERNTLYEHISCKGGSL; the protein is encoded by the coding sequence ATGAATTTATATAAAAGAATTTCGTTTGAAGAGGGCTTAAAAATGTTCCTTTCATCTCCTTTAAATGAGCTACAGGAACTTGCAAATTCTATTCGTCAACAACGATATCCTTCAAATGAAGTTACTTATGTTCTTGATGCTAATCCAAATTATACTAATATTTGCAAAATAGATTGTACTTTTTGCGCATTCTATAGAAAACCTAAATCCGCTGATGCCTATTTGTTATCTTTCGATGATTTTCGTAGCTTATTACAACGCTACACAGAATTAGGAGTTAAAACAGTTCTAATTCAAGGTGGTGTGCACCCAAATTTAGGAATTAATTACTTTGAAGAATTGATTCGAATTACTATTCAAGAATTTCCTTCCATTCACCCCCATTTCTTTTCTGCAGTAGAAATTGAACATGCTTGCCGGGTTTCTGGCATCACTACTGAAGAGGGTCTTTATAGATTATGGAATGCGGGCCAACGCACGATTCCTGGTGGAGGAGCAGAAATTCTATCAGAGAGAGTTAGGAAAATCATTTCTCCAAAAAAAATGAGCCCTGGGGGTTGGATCAATCTACATAAGATGGCTCACCAAATAGGGTTTCGTACAACAGCGACTATGATGTTTGGGCATGTCGAGAATCCTGAGGATATTCTTATACACCTTCAAACAATACGAAATGCTCAAGACAGCTGCCCTGGATTTTATAGTTTTATTCCTTGGAGTTACAAGCCTGGCAACAACCCTCTCCGTTATAAAGTGCCTCAACATGCATCCGCTCAAATGTATTACCGAATATTAGCTCTTGCAAGGATTTTTCTCGATAATTTTGATCATGTCGCAGCCTCATGGTTTGGGGAAGGTAAAAGTGTAGGAGGCAAAGCTTTACATTATGGGGCTGACGACTTTGGGGGAGTTATTTTAAGCGAAAGCGTTCATAAGGCTACAGGATGGTCTATACAAAGCTCTGAGGAAGAAGTTTGCGATATCATCCGATCTGAAGGCTTTATCCCTATCGAAAGGAACACGCTGTACGAGCATATTAGCTGTAAAGGAGGTAGTCTTTAG